The proteins below come from a single Antennarius striatus isolate MH-2024 chromosome 18, ASM4005453v1, whole genome shotgun sequence genomic window:
- the dnaaf6 gene encoding dynein axonemal assembly factor 6, with amino-acid sequence MENFGVSSVESLQALSALLSNQQDDEDDEDCCNVIPYAQFGPGDIGPSTKNDEEVSTVNMKNNKDIWSVEEVAEGSHYDDVADMRPQPEYEIILKQCVGTEDMFLGLSGKDPSSMSCEAMLVKIKLPETKAADVVLDIRESFLDLRTPKYKLGLHLPHPTDIHRGKAQFICEKDELHVTLVKKCPTDFIYKMTLCHTSAQRHRSSGSGSGSGSGSSSGSGSGSGSGSGNDSGSGSGSGSGSGSGSGSGNDSGSGNGGAVM; translated from the exons ATGGAAAATTTTGGAGTATCATCTGTTGAGAGTCTACAGGCTCTGTCTGCTTTGTTATCAAACCAgcaggatgatgaggatgatgaagattgCTGT AATGTGATCCCATATGCACAATTTGGCCCAGGAGACATTGGACCCTCAACCAAAAATGATGAAGAAG TGTCAACTGTCAACATGAAGAACAACAAAGACATCTGGAGTGTGGAAGAAGTGGCTGAGGGCTCCCACTATGATGATGTTGCTGACATGCGACCGCAGCCTGA GTATGAAATAATCCTGAAGCAGTGTGTGGGGACAGAGGATATGTTCTTGGGCTTAAGCGGAAAGGACCCATCCTCCATGAGCTGTGAAGCCATGCTG GTAAAAATCAAACTGCCAGAAACTAAAGCAGCAGATGTGGTCCTTGATATAAGGGAAAGTTTCCTTGATCTACGGACACCAAAATA TAAACTGGGCCTTCATCTACCACATCCAACGGACATCCACAGGGGAAAGGCTCAGTTCATCTGTGAGAAGGATGAACTACACGTGACTCTTGTGAAGAAATGCCCTACAGATTTTATTTACAA GATGACCCTGTGCCACACCTCCGCGCAGCGTCACCGCAGCAGCGgcagcggtagcggcagcggcagcggcagcagtagcggcagcggcagcggtaGCGGAAGCGGCAGCGGTAACGATAGCGgcagcggtagcggcagcggAAGCGGCAGCGGTAGCGGAAGCGGCAGCGGTAACGATAGCGGCAGCGGTAACGGCGGCgcagtcatgtga